A window from Exiguobacterium marinum DSM 16307 encodes these proteins:
- a CDS encoding DUF72 domain-containing protein, translating into MIYIGVTGWGDHDLLYTTPEERKQKLSTYAGHFPTVEVDSTFYAIQPVKNFEKWDAETPDHFQFIVKVSREMSGHDREPKTPLVELFERYRVSVDPLKKSGKLRAVLVQLPPWFDVSKPHLDYLRTIRAELSDYEIAVEFRNPSWFSEAFRDRTLQFLAEQRFINTICDEPQTKESSIPFVPVVTNPDVAVVRLHGRNTSGWLKKPGMTSQEWRHVRCLYRYSEEELQELAVSLREIDREAKDVYVYFNNNSAGDAAPNAKRLIEILGLEYELAPRQISLF; encoded by the coding sequence ATGATTTACATTGGTGTGACGGGTTGGGGGGACCATGATCTGTTATATACAACTCCAGAAGAACGAAAACAAAAACTTTCAACGTACGCGGGTCATTTTCCGACCGTTGAAGTTGATTCGACATTTTATGCAATACAACCTGTGAAAAATTTCGAGAAGTGGGATGCTGAGACACCGGACCACTTCCAATTCATCGTGAAAGTTTCCAGGGAAATGAGCGGACACGATCGTGAACCGAAAACGCCACTAGTTGAGTTGTTTGAACGATATCGCGTTTCTGTCGACCCATTGAAAAAGTCAGGGAAATTACGAGCTGTTCTCGTTCAACTACCGCCTTGGTTCGATGTCTCAAAACCGCATCTCGATTATTTACGAACAATACGTGCCGAGCTTTCCGACTATGAGATTGCCGTCGAGTTTCGAAATCCTTCTTGGTTCTCCGAAGCGTTCCGAGACCGTACGCTTCAATTTTTAGCTGAACAACGCTTCATCAACACGATTTGTGATGAGCCCCAGACGAAAGAGAGTAGCATCCCCTTCGTACCGGTCGTGACAAATCCTGACGTCGCGGTCGTTCGATTGCATGGACGAAACACATCCGGATGGCTTAAAAAGCCGGGTATGACGAGTCAAGAATGGCGGCACGTTCGTTGTCTGTATCGGTATAGCGAGGAGGAACTTCAGGAATTGGCTGTTTCACTTCGCGAGATTGACCGTGAGGCGAAAGACGTGTATGTATACTTTAACAACAACTCGGCCGGGGATGCAGCGCCGAATGCGAAGCGTCTAATTGAAATTCTTGGGCTCGAATATGAGCTTGCACCGAGACAAATCAGTTTGTTTTAG
- a CDS encoding bifunctional metallophosphatase/5'-nucleotidase: protein MAVTILTIFHYNDLHSKFDQWPKLVSFLEEHRTDDTLYFDLGDHADRTHPATEVTRGKLNVRLLERLQPTAVTIGNNEGITFPHDWLAELYDEATFPVLLGNVYEGDGSRPDWVEETLVLEQDDLKIGLFGVTAPYEELYPELGWQIESPLDATKRALKQLAHCDVIIALSHLGFFGDERLAEMFPEIDVILGAHTHHVLDEGVTTNGVLIAQAGKYGKYVGEVTLTIDGTKVVAKEARLHELAHQSDSPDTLSLLHTERAEAERLLDITIAETDGYTSDWFGHSPLSDLLVEGMVDWCEADVGIIPSGVVLEGLAPGKVTLNMLHHICPHPINPCVLTLDGKTLARFLHDVNEETFTNMHVRGLGFRGTVLGEPSLYQIEQRDGQVYVMGQLLDLNRSYRVATVDMLTFGPLLPYLADQPKRYFMPELLRDVLRETIVARHEVIRKG, encoded by the coding sequence ATGGCCGTGACGATACTTACTATTTTTCACTACAATGATCTTCACTCAAAGTTCGACCAATGGCCGAAACTTGTTTCATTTTTAGAAGAACATCGCACTGACGACACGCTGTACTTTGATTTAGGAGATCATGCCGATCGCACACATCCGGCGACTGAAGTGACGCGTGGGAAGTTGAACGTTCGATTACTTGAGCGGCTCCAACCGACGGCTGTCACCATCGGGAACAACGAAGGGATTACGTTCCCTCATGATTGGCTAGCCGAGCTGTATGACGAAGCGACATTTCCTGTTTTACTTGGAAATGTGTATGAGGGTGACGGTTCACGACCGGATTGGGTCGAGGAGACGCTCGTTCTCGAGCAAGATGATTTAAAAATCGGGTTGTTTGGTGTGACTGCTCCATATGAAGAGTTGTATCCAGAGCTCGGATGGCAAATTGAGTCGCCATTGGACGCGACGAAGCGAGCGTTGAAGCAGTTGGCGCATTGTGACGTCATCATCGCGCTCAGTCACCTCGGATTTTTTGGGGATGAGCGATTAGCTGAGATGTTTCCTGAAATCGACGTCATTCTCGGTGCACACACACATCACGTCTTAGATGAAGGTGTAACGACGAACGGTGTGCTGATCGCACAGGCAGGGAAGTATGGCAAGTATGTCGGGGAAGTCACGCTGACGATTGACGGGACGAAAGTTGTGGCAAAAGAAGCACGTCTGCACGAACTAGCACATCAATCTGATAGTCCGGATACATTGAGTTTGTTGCATACGGAAAGGGCAGAGGCCGAACGACTTCTTGACATTACAATTGCTGAAACGGACGGGTACACGTCAGATTGGTTTGGACACTCCCCTCTCAGCGATTTGCTTGTAGAAGGCATGGTCGACTGGTGTGAGGCAGACGTCGGGATTATCCCTTCCGGTGTTGTGCTAGAAGGACTTGCTCCCGGGAAAGTGACGTTGAATATGTTGCACCACATTTGTCCGCATCCAATCAACCCTTGTGTTCTGACATTAGACGGCAAAACGTTGGCACGTTTTTTACATGATGTAAACGAAGAAACGTTCACGAATATGCATGTGAGAGGTCTAGGATTCAGAGGTACCGTTCTCGGAGAACCGAGCCTCTATCAAATCGAGCAACGCGATGGACAAGTTTATGTGATGGGACAGCTCTTGGATCTGAACCGGTCATACCGCGTCGCGACGGTCGATATGTTGACATTCGGTCCGCTTCTCCCATATTTGGCAGACCAACCGAAACGATATTTCATGCCTGAGTTATTGCGGGACGTATTACGGGAAACCATTGTCGCCCGTCATGAAGTGATTCGAAAAGGATAG
- a CDS encoding YutD family protein codes for MIRVNRHGYTVLEEKRDGFDEEAFIARYSDVLDKYDYIVGDWGHGQLRLKGFYEPKSKLATYENRIDHVMDYVYEYCNFGCPYFVLKKETEINEEESGPVFGGTKQKLKLKRKFNKTEESNA; via the coding sequence ATGATTCGAGTGAATCGCCACGGTTATACCGTCTTAGAAGAAAAACGAGACGGCTTCGATGAAGAAGCGTTTATCGCACGATATAGTGACGTGCTTGATAAATACGACTATATAGTAGGTGATTGGGGACATGGTCAATTGCGGTTGAAAGGATTCTATGAACCGAAATCCAAATTGGCGACGTACGAGAACCGGATTGATCACGTGATGGACTACGTATACGAATATTGTAATTTTGGTTGTCCATATTTCGTTTTGAAGAAAGAAACGGAAATCAATGAAGAAGAGAGTGGACCTGTCTTTGGTGGAACGAAGCAAAAACTGAAGTTGAAGCGGAAATTCAACAAGACAGAAGAATCAAATGCGTGA
- a CDS encoding DUF975 family protein: MRSEWKQHARQALKGKWWLMAGLALLFLIINGIPQWFAPEMDVNSPEPFTSTDLTLSFVSNVLQILIAPLAIGWSWLALGVSREKGASLSTMFKPFQMRYVKHVITSFVMGVFLVLWTLLLVVPGIIKAFSYSLTPYILRDQPELSALESITESRRLMDGHKMEAFMLFLSFFGWFLVGLLTLGIGFFFIGPYFSTTYATFYDSIRDNHITGADEPVHGTEQGF, encoded by the coding sequence ATGAGATCTGAATGGAAACAACATGCACGGCAAGCATTGAAAGGGAAATGGTGGTTGATGGCCGGGTTGGCGCTCTTATTCCTCATCATCAATGGGATTCCGCAATGGTTTGCTCCCGAGATGGACGTCAATTCACCAGAACCGTTCACGTCGACGGACCTCACGTTAAGTTTCGTGTCGAATGTCTTGCAAATCTTGATCGCCCCACTTGCCATCGGTTGGTCATGGCTCGCACTCGGCGTATCCCGTGAAAAGGGGGCGTCGCTCTCGACGATGTTCAAGCCGTTTCAGATGCGTTATGTGAAACATGTCATTACATCGTTTGTGATGGGTGTATTCCTCGTGTTATGGACGTTATTGCTCGTCGTACCGGGAATCATCAAAGCATTCTCGTACTCGCTCACACCGTACATTTTGCGCGACCAGCCTGAACTGTCGGCACTTGAATCCATCACAGAATCACGTCGCCTCATGGACGGTCACAAGATGGAAGCATTCATGCTCTTCTTGTCCTTCTTCGGCTGGTTCCTCGTCGGGCTCTTGACACTTGGAATCGGGTTCTTCTTCATCGGACCATACTTCTCGACAACGTATGCGACATTTTACGACTCGATTCGTGACAACCATATAACTGGTGCAGACGAGCCGGTGCATGGAACAGAACAAGGATTTTAA
- the glpX gene encoding class II fructose-bisphosphatase, whose product MERELALEIVRATEAAALASSKWIGRGQKNEADDAATSAMREVLGTVNMDATVVIGEGELDEAPMLYIGERLGTTFGPKVDIAVDPLEGTSIVAKGLGDAMVVIAVADEGALLHAPDMYMDKLVVGPNLKGKVSLDEPLESIIEKAAKYNNKRIEEVTVIMQDRDRHEHLRQAVMNVGARVKLFEDGDVSAGIAAAVKTNPIDIFISTGGAPEGVITAAAVKALGGDMQARLHPMNEEESARVISMGLKDPLQLLTLDDLVKSDDCIFAATGVTSGELLDGVKFLTDDIVETTSLVMRSKTRTIRKVVAEHYLSLKPYLQKAEVNA is encoded by the coding sequence ATGGAACGTGAATTAGCATTAGAAATCGTACGGGCAACAGAAGCGGCAGCACTCGCTTCTTCGAAATGGATTGGTCGTGGGCAAAAAAATGAAGCCGACGACGCTGCAACTTCTGCTATGCGAGAGGTCCTTGGCACGGTCAACATGGATGCGACAGTCGTCATCGGAGAAGGTGAACTCGATGAAGCGCCGATGCTATACATCGGAGAACGACTCGGTACCACGTTCGGTCCCAAAGTAGACATCGCCGTCGACCCACTCGAAGGGACATCGATCGTTGCGAAAGGACTCGGTGATGCAATGGTCGTCATCGCTGTCGCGGATGAAGGTGCCCTCCTCCACGCACCAGATATGTATATGGATAAGCTCGTCGTCGGACCGAATTTGAAAGGGAAAGTCTCACTCGACGAACCACTCGAATCTATCATTGAAAAGGCAGCAAAGTATAACAACAAACGCATTGAAGAAGTGACCGTGATCATGCAAGACCGCGATCGCCACGAACATCTTCGTCAAGCCGTCATGAATGTCGGGGCACGTGTCAAGTTGTTCGAGGATGGCGACGTATCAGCCGGAATCGCGGCTGCCGTCAAAACGAACCCGATCGATATCTTCATTAGCACGGGTGGTGCCCCGGAAGGCGTCATCACGGCCGCTGCCGTCAAGGCACTCGGTGGCGACATGCAGGCCCGTCTTCATCCGATGAATGAAGAAGAGTCTGCTCGCGTCATTTCGATGGGATTAAAAGACCCGCTCCAACTCCTCACTCTCGACGACCTCGTCAAGAGTGATGACTGCATCTTTGCCGCAACAGGTGTCACGTCGGGTGAGTTGCTCGATGGCGTCAAGTTCTTGACGGATGATATCGTTGAAACGACATCGCTCGTCATGCGCTCGAAGACACGTACGATCCGAAAAGTCGTGGCCGAGCATTATTTATCATTGAAGCCCTACTTACAAAAAGCTGAAGTCAACGCCTAA
- a CDS encoding DUF86 domain-containing protein, translating into MYFVNREKINQTLEQIETMLAHTDQLSGDAFTVELAKQRMAVLLMEGIIDVGNSMIDGFIMRDPGSYEDIVEILLDERVLDEKTAHATKALVGLRTYYVREFVDADASRFDEWLKTSKQEFTAFSEQVRRYLEVELGPVSAFLPESE; encoded by the coding sequence ATGTATTTTGTGAATAGAGAGAAGATTAATCAGACACTGGAACAAATCGAGACGATGTTGGCACATACCGATCAATTGAGCGGAGATGCGTTTACGGTGGAGCTCGCGAAACAACGCATGGCCGTACTACTCATGGAAGGGATTATCGACGTAGGGAACTCGATGATTGACGGATTTATCATGAGAGACCCAGGTAGCTATGAAGACATTGTCGAGATTCTACTCGATGAACGCGTACTCGATGAGAAGACGGCACATGCGACAAAAGCACTCGTCGGATTGCGGACTTACTATGTACGTGAGTTTGTCGATGCAGATGCATCGCGGTTCGATGAGTGGCTGAAGACGTCAAAACAAGAATTTACCGCGTTCTCCGAGCAAGTTCGTCGCTACTTAGAAGTCGAACTTGGACCAGTGTCCGCATTTTTACCAGAAAGCGAGTGA
- a CDS encoding TIGR01457 family HAD-type hydrolase, with amino-acid sequence MEPIKGYLFDLDGTMYAGTEPIQAAVDFVNELEATGVPYLFVTNNASMTQQQIADKLISMGANVKAENVLTSAMATAFYIEKMSPGATVYMIGEDGLRLALESRGFHVTDEPKADYVVIGLDRHITYEKLARGAIAIRSGARFISTNGDIAIPTERGLLPGNGSLTSVLTVTTEKEPFFIGKPEPVMIEIALDMIGLTKESVVMVGDNYHTDILFGIDGGIRTLHVNSGVHGPAFIQEQEKLPTYMVESLDEWKHEKKG; translated from the coding sequence ATGGAACCGATTAAAGGATATTTGTTTGATTTAGACGGTACGATGTATGCCGGTACGGAACCGATTCAAGCGGCAGTCGATTTCGTGAATGAATTGGAGGCGACAGGCGTTCCGTATTTGTTCGTCACGAATAACGCATCAATGACGCAACAGCAGATCGCCGATAAGTTGATTTCGATGGGAGCGAATGTGAAGGCGGAAAACGTCTTGACGAGTGCGATGGCGACGGCATTTTATATCGAGAAGATGTCTCCTGGGGCAACCGTCTATATGATTGGGGAAGATGGGCTTCGTCTCGCGCTTGAATCTCGTGGGTTTCACGTCACTGATGAACCGAAAGCGGATTATGTGGTCATTGGCCTCGATCGTCATATCACATATGAAAAATTGGCACGAGGAGCAATCGCTATCCGTTCGGGGGCTCGATTCATTTCGACGAACGGTGACATCGCCATTCCGACTGAACGTGGTTTGTTACCTGGGAACGGGTCACTGACGTCTGTTTTAACGGTGACGACAGAAAAAGAACCATTCTTTATCGGGAAGCCGGAACCCGTCATGATTGAGATTGCACTGGACATGATTGGGTTGACGAAAGAGAGTGTCGTGATGGTCGGGGACAACTATCATACGGATATTTTGTTCGGAATTGATGGTGGCATTCGCACGCTTCATGTCAATTCAGGTGTACATGGGCCGGCATTTATTCAGGAACAAGAAAAACTCCCAACCTATATGGTCGAGAGTTTAGATGAATGGAAGCACGAAAAAAAGGGATGA
- a CDS encoding NifU family protein, whose amino-acid sequence MEMFDQVQEVLDKLRPFLLRDGGDVELVDVEEGIVKLRLMGACGSCPSSTITLKAGIERALIEEVPGIVEVEQVF is encoded by the coding sequence ATGGAAATGTTTGATCAAGTCCAAGAAGTGCTCGATAAATTGCGTCCGTTCTTGCTTCGTGACGGCGGAGACGTCGAACTCGTTGATGTCGAAGAAGGCATCGTCAAGCTCCGTTTGATGGGTGCTTGCGGCAGCTGCCCGTCTTCAACAATCACGTTAAAAGCTGGTATTGAGCGTGCGCTCATCGAAGAAGTACCAGGCATCGTCGAAGTAGAGCAAGTATTCTAA
- a CDS encoding YuzD family protein: MKITVYGAEVQCASCVGAPSSTETYEWLQSALGRKYPEQSFSFEYIDFEQSEDEFAQALKDDEWFYPLVLLDGEVIDEGVVQLRKVYAAIEAKRI; the protein is encoded by the coding sequence ATGAAAATTACGGTTTATGGGGCAGAAGTTCAATGCGCGAGTTGTGTCGGTGCACCGAGTTCGACCGAGACGTATGAGTGGTTGCAAAGTGCGCTCGGACGAAAGTATCCGGAGCAATCCTTTTCGTTCGAGTATATCGATTTCGAACAGAGTGAAGATGAGTTTGCACAGGCGCTTAAAGACGATGAGTGGTTCTATCCACTTGTCTTACTCGACGGGGAAGTGATTGACGAAGGGGTCGTTCAATTACGAAAAGTGTACGCGGCGATAGAAGCGAAGCGAATATGA
- a CDS encoding globin-coupled sensor protein has product MFARKRNMPIHLDTSSQMEHLLIALPKELERQRQLIRLEREDLAYLRAYQQELRQLTPQLVDVFYEELEKIGEMRELIRQHSSSDKLKLTLSNHIMEMFEGKLDEAYIDRRLAIAKRHYFIGLKGKWYMAAFQKIFETLVLSIQHEQLDAGSKMKLMMAVSKIFNFEQQIVLEMFDDEADVVRDQMQHVKDEISQAIQQASEDLAALSQEVMASFQSMNERADDMKQSSSLTQTKLRTVLHSSVSGKDTILSETGRLDEIARDLSDSAQEIKALETLMNEIMTIADSVKQIANQTNLLSLNAAIEAARAGEQGKGFQVVASEVRTLASQSKQAAEEVEDLVKRLTNQMEETSSRVFSTEQEMKQTMGRINQVTDAFLQISGDSEHADGQMGSLAGDIDEIVESIAELKRATTQIATSSTQLMDTAQRL; this is encoded by the coding sequence ATGTTTGCCCGAAAACGAAATATGCCGATCCATTTAGACACTTCGTCCCAAATGGAGCACTTGCTGATCGCACTTCCAAAGGAGTTGGAACGACAACGTCAGTTGATTCGCCTCGAACGTGAAGATCTTGCTTATTTGCGCGCCTATCAACAGGAACTACGTCAATTGACCCCACAGTTAGTCGATGTATTTTATGAAGAGCTTGAGAAGATTGGCGAAATGAGGGAGCTGATTCGGCAACATTCGTCATCGGACAAACTGAAACTGACCTTATCGAATCATATTATGGAGATGTTTGAGGGAAAACTCGATGAAGCGTACATTGACAGACGTCTTGCCATTGCCAAACGTCACTATTTTATTGGTTTGAAAGGAAAGTGGTATATGGCCGCTTTTCAAAAGATATTCGAAACACTCGTTTTATCGATTCAACACGAACAGCTCGATGCGGGATCGAAAATGAAGTTGATGATGGCTGTTTCGAAAATCTTCAACTTTGAGCAACAAATCGTGCTTGAGATGTTTGACGATGAAGCGGACGTCGTTCGTGACCAGATGCAACATGTGAAAGACGAAATCAGTCAAGCGATTCAACAGGCGAGTGAAGACTTAGCAGCCCTTTCACAAGAAGTCATGGCCAGTTTTCAGTCGATGAATGAGCGGGCAGACGATATGAAACAGTCAAGTTCACTCACACAGACAAAGCTGAGGACGGTACTTCATTCATCGGTGAGTGGGAAAGACACGATTTTGTCGGAGACGGGGCGACTCGATGAAATCGCGCGTGACCTTTCCGATTCGGCTCAAGAAATCAAGGCGCTCGAAACGTTGATGAACGAAATTATGACGATTGCGGATTCGGTCAAACAAATCGCTAATCAGACGAACCTGCTGAGCTTGAACGCCGCGATTGAAGCGGCACGGGCAGGAGAACAAGGAAAAGGATTCCAAGTCGTCGCATCCGAGGTACGGACGCTCGCGAGTCAATCGAAACAAGCGGCAGAAGAAGTGGAGGACTTAGTGAAGCGACTCACGAATCAAATGGAAGAGACGTCGAGTCGTGTCTTCTCGACGGAACAAGAGATGAAGCAGACGATGGGGCGGATCAATCAAGTGACCGATGCCTTCCTGCAAATCTCCGGAGACTCGGAACATGCCGATGGACAGATGGGGAGTCTCGCAGGGGACATCGATGAGATTGTAGAGTCGATTGCCGAACTCAAGCGGGCAACGACGCAGATTGCAACGTCTTCGACACAGTTGATGGATACCGCACAGCGGTTATAA
- a CDS encoding NAD(P)/FAD-dependent oxidoreductase produces the protein MRKLVVLGGGYGGMRVIERVLGHQLQDISVTLVDRLPYHGLKTEYYALAAGTVSDRDIRIDFPEEIDYIYGQVTDIDTEDKMVLLASGEKVPYDDLVIGLGCEDKYHNVQGAAEFTYSIQTLEESRKTQQAINGLRPGSVVSVVGAGLSGVELASELRESRPDLTVRLFDRGPSVLSFLSNRVSMYVQSWFEEHGVEVVNNANITRVDADGLWNHEDLFPSDLTVWTAGIQPVAVVRNQGWELDGGGRVKLTEHHFVPGLPDVFIVGDNASLPYAPSGQLAEAQAEQIVQVLLCKWKGVAYPELPDIKLKGTLGSLGKKAGFGVFMGKQSLTGKVARLLKSGILWKHKVIK, from the coding sequence ATGCGCAAATTAGTCGTCTTAGGTGGCGGTTACGGGGGAATGCGTGTCATCGAAAGAGTTCTTGGGCATCAATTACAAGACATCTCGGTCACGCTCGTCGACCGCTTACCTTATCATGGATTGAAAACAGAGTATTATGCGCTCGCCGCAGGAACGGTCTCGGATCGAGATATTCGTATCGACTTTCCAGAAGAAATTGACTACATATACGGACAAGTCACGGACATCGATACCGAAGACAAAATGGTTCTGCTCGCAAGTGGTGAAAAAGTGCCGTATGATGACCTCGTCATCGGATTAGGTTGTGAGGACAAGTATCACAACGTTCAAGGGGCAGCGGAGTTCACGTATAGCATTCAAACACTTGAAGAGTCACGTAAAACGCAACAAGCAATCAACGGCTTGCGACCTGGCTCGGTCGTCTCTGTCGTTGGGGCAGGACTGTCCGGTGTCGAACTCGCCAGCGAACTTCGTGAGAGCCGACCTGATTTGACGGTTCGTTTGTTCGACCGAGGTCCATCAGTGCTATCGTTCTTATCGAATCGGGTCTCGATGTATGTCCAGTCTTGGTTTGAAGAACATGGCGTTGAAGTCGTCAACAATGCGAACATCACACGCGTCGATGCCGATGGCTTATGGAACCATGAAGACTTGTTCCCGTCTGACTTGACCGTATGGACGGCCGGGATTCAACCGGTCGCTGTGGTACGTAATCAAGGTTGGGAGCTCGATGGGGGCGGGCGGGTCAAATTGACGGAACACCACTTCGTTCCCGGTTTGCCGGACGTCTTCATCGTTGGTGACAATGCAAGTTTGCCTTACGCACCGTCCGGACAACTCGCGGAAGCCCAGGCAGAACAAATCGTTCAAGTCCTTCTCTGCAAATGGAAAGGTGTTGCCTATCCAGAATTACCAGACATCAAACTGAAAGGGACGCTCGGCTCCCTCGGGAAGAAGGCTGGCTTTGGGGTGTTTATGGGGAAACAATCACTTACCGGTAAAGTTGCCCGTCTATTGAAGTCCGGTATTCTTTGGAAACATAAAGTCATCAAATAG
- a CDS encoding YuzB family protein, whose translation MNPIIEFCASNLAMGSQLARAKLESDPDLDVVEYGCTGYCGVCSLDLFCLVDGEVVTGGTPDELVSKVYEKIEEMAW comes from the coding sequence ATGAATCCAATCATCGAGTTTTGTGCCTCGAATTTAGCGATGGGCTCACAATTGGCACGGGCTAAATTAGAATCCGACCCTGATCTTGATGTGGTGGAATACGGCTGCACAGGCTACTGTGGTGTCTGTTCGCTTGATTTATTCTGCCTTGTCGACGGAGAAGTCGTGACTGGTGGGACACCGGACGAGTTGGTATCGAAGGTGTATGAAAAAATAGAAGAGATGGCTTGGTAA
- a CDS encoding NupC/NupG family nucleoside CNT transporter, which yields MKIMSVVGILALIAIAYIFSTNRKAIKWRTVLAAFAVQFTFAFLVLYTAWGRAALAWISGGVQAVLNTANEGISFVFGTAVGEGNFVFAFQVLTIIVFMSSLIALLYYLGVMQWVIRILGTALSKALGTSRKESLSATANIFVGQTEAPLVIKPYLPTMTQSELFAVMVGGLASVAGSVLAGYAALGVPLEYLLAASFMAAPAGLLFAKIIVPESEEADDDIEIVEDEENKAANFVDAAARGASDGLFLALNVGAMLLAFVSLIALVNLILGSVGGLFGFDGLSLQLILGYVFAPLAFVIGVPWADAVQFGSFLGQKLVLNEFVAFSEFAPIIGSGDLSARTEAMIAFALCGFANISSLAILLGGLGGMAPNRRGDIARMGVLAILAGTLANLMSATLAGLLL from the coding sequence ATGAAAATCATGAGTGTGGTTGGTATTTTGGCACTAATTGCAATCGCTTACATCTTCTCTACCAACCGTAAAGCCATCAAATGGCGTACTGTCCTTGCTGCATTTGCAGTCCAGTTCACTTTCGCTTTCCTCGTATTGTATACAGCTTGGGGGCGTGCGGCACTTGCTTGGATCTCTGGAGGAGTTCAAGCGGTATTGAATACAGCAAACGAAGGGATTAGCTTTGTCTTCGGTACAGCTGTAGGAGAAGGGAACTTTGTATTCGCTTTCCAAGTCTTGACAATCATCGTGTTCATGTCATCATTAATCGCATTGCTTTACTACCTTGGCGTCATGCAATGGGTCATCCGTATTCTTGGTACGGCACTTTCGAAAGCACTCGGGACATCACGTAAAGAGTCACTTTCAGCAACGGCGAACATCTTCGTCGGTCAAACGGAAGCACCGCTTGTCATCAAGCCTTATCTTCCAACAATGACACAGTCTGAGCTCTTCGCGGTCATGGTCGGTGGTCTTGCATCGGTTGCCGGATCTGTTCTTGCTGGTTACGCAGCGCTTGGTGTACCGCTTGAGTACTTGCTAGCAGCGAGTTTCATGGCAGCGCCAGCCGGTCTATTGTTCGCTAAAATCATCGTTCCTGAGTCTGAGGAAGCCGATGATGACATCGAAATCGTTGAAGACGAAGAGAATAAAGCAGCAAACTTTGTCGATGCGGCTGCACGAGGGGCATCTGATGGTCTCTTCCTTGCATTGAACGTTGGTGCGATGCTTCTTGCATTCGTCTCATTGATTGCACTCGTTAACTTGATCCTCGGATCAGTTGGTGGTCTTTTCGGATTTGACGGATTGTCATTACAGTTGATTCTCGGTTATGTCTTTGCGCCACTTGCTTTCGTCATCGGTGTACCGTGGGCAGATGCTGTACAATTCGGTAGCTTCCTTGGCCAAAAATTAGTCTTGAACGAATTTGTCGCATTCTCTGAATTTGCACCAATCATCGGTTCAGGTGATTTGTCAGCTCGTACAGAAGCGATGATCGCATTCGCACTTTGTGGTTTCGCAAACATCTCATCACTCGCAATCCTTCTCGGTGGTCTTGGTGGTATGGCACCAAACCGTCGTGGAGATATCGCACGCATGGGTGTTCTCGCGATTCTCGCAGGTACGCTTGCAAACTTGATGTCAGCTACTTTGGCTGGACTTCTTCTCTAA
- a CDS encoding nucleotidyltransferase family protein, with the protein MTDEQNLIHFFQQDSELMQHLHTVATLNLPDWLICAGYIRAKVWDHLHGYDTPTETDDVDVIYFDPIHPEESIEKKLERTLYQLNPGVPWSVKNQARMHHVNHLPPYTSSTDALAHFPETVTAVGVRLNSNDELILAAPYGIQDLLSLQVKPTPFFEANSSNHPIYLKRLKQKNWRTQWPNITLHQSSVY; encoded by the coding sequence ATGACTGACGAACAGAATTTGATTCATTTTTTTCAGCAAGATTCAGAACTCATGCAGCATCTCCATACTGTCGCCACCCTCAATCTACCGGATTGGTTGATTTGCGCGGGTTATATTCGCGCGAAAGTGTGGGACCATCTTCACGGATACGATACACCGACAGAGACGGATGACGTGGATGTGATTTATTTCGACCCGATTCATCCGGAAGAATCCATCGAGAAAAAATTAGAGCGGACGTTGTATCAACTGAACCCAGGCGTACCTTGGTCAGTCAAAAACCAAGCAAGAATGCATCATGTGAACCATCTCCCGCCGTACACTTCATCGACCGATGCACTCGCACACTTCCCCGAGACCGTGACAGCAGTCGGGGTGAGACTCAATTCAAATGACGAGCTCATCCTTGCCGCGCCGTATGGGATTCAAGATTTGCTCAGTCTACAAGTGAAGCCAACACCGTTCTTTGAAGCAAACTCTTCAAACCATCCGATCTATTTGAAGCGACTAAAACAAAAAAACTGGCGCACCCAATGGCCGAACATCACACTTCACCAATCATCTGTATACTAA